A genomic stretch from Corynebacterium faecale includes:
- a CDS encoding TetR/AcrR family transcriptional regulator, which translates to MRADAKTNRDQIVETAKTLFHEQGAGVPFRTIAVRADVGVATLHRHFPDRESLVHAVTELVHTNIRTMITEHLSAWPMDPWGAWTRFVQELADRGIAMTGDSDSQPAGAEPLQQILTKARQYGYVPHDLQLHDFMFGITVVSRPNTAQRVLPEQRRWLIITYLDGLRSQASRH; encoded by the coding sequence GTGAGGGCAGACGCCAAGACAAATCGCGATCAGATCGTGGAGACCGCCAAAACACTGTTCCACGAACAGGGAGCCGGGGTACCGTTCCGCACCATTGCTGTCCGCGCCGACGTCGGAGTGGCCACCCTTCACCGTCACTTCCCTGACCGGGAGTCATTGGTTCATGCCGTAACCGAACTGGTTCACACAAATATCCGGACCATGATCACCGAGCACCTCTCCGCCTGGCCCATGGACCCGTGGGGTGCCTGGACCAGGTTCGTCCAGGAGCTGGCGGACCGTGGCATCGCCATGACCGGTGATTCCGACTCGCAGCCCGCTGGCGCCGAACCCCTGCAACAGATCCTCACCAAGGCCCGTCAGTACGGTTATGTCCCCCACGATCTCCAGCTCCACGATTTCATGTTCGGCATCACCGTGGTCTCCCGCCCCAACACCGCCCAGCGGGTCCTCCCGGAGCAGCGGCGGTGGCTGATCATCACCTATCTGGACGGCCTGCGGTCGCAGGCGTCCAGGCATTAA
- a CDS encoding polyprenyl synthetase family protein: MSSGRTVPTRSHGLGKEGASGNDATQVEFGDPALTARINNAMQQVENTLREELSTGEDFLVDKVMHLTRAGGKRFRPMFALLASEFGEKPLTEQVVKAAAVVEITHLATLYHDDVMDEATMRRGVPSANARWDNSVAILAGDILLAHASRLMSQLGVETVAHFAETFGELVTGQMRETVGARGGDPIDHYMEVIREKTGVLIASAGFLGSLHADATPEHVDALKKFGAAVGMIFQIVDDIIDIFSDTDESGKTPGTDLREGVFTLPVLYAMREDTEVGAELRSVLTGPVEDDQTVDHVLTLLAKSGGRQAALADVHHYMDIANTELDRLPDNSVKDALRELAVFTVRRVG, from the coding sequence ATGAGTAGCGGCCGAACCGTTCCAACCCGTTCCCACGGGCTCGGAAAAGAAGGTGCGTCAGGTAACGACGCAACTCAGGTCGAATTTGGTGATCCAGCGCTGACCGCACGGATCAACAATGCGATGCAGCAGGTGGAGAACACCCTACGTGAAGAACTATCCACAGGGGAGGACTTCCTCGTGGACAAAGTCATGCACCTCACCAGGGCTGGCGGTAAGCGTTTTCGTCCCATGTTCGCCCTCCTGGCCTCAGAGTTCGGTGAGAAACCACTGACCGAGCAGGTGGTGAAGGCAGCTGCGGTGGTCGAGATCACCCACCTGGCCACGCTCTACCATGACGATGTGATGGATGAAGCCACCATGCGACGTGGTGTGCCCAGCGCGAATGCCCGCTGGGACAACTCCGTGGCCATCCTCGCCGGCGATATTCTCCTTGCCCACGCCTCCCGGTTGATGAGCCAGCTCGGTGTGGAGACCGTTGCGCACTTCGCGGAAACCTTCGGTGAGCTGGTCACCGGCCAGATGCGTGAAACCGTCGGTGCACGCGGGGGAGACCCCATCGATCACTACATGGAAGTGATCCGCGAGAAGACCGGCGTGCTCATCGCCTCCGCAGGATTCCTGGGTTCACTGCATGCCGATGCCACCCCGGAACACGTGGATGCGCTGAAAAAATTCGGTGCAGCGGTGGGCATGATCTTCCAGATTGTGGACGACATCATCGATATCTTCTCCGACACCGATGAATCCGGAAAGACCCCGGGCACTGATCTGCGCGAAGGTGTGTTCACCCTGCCCGTCCTCTACGCCATGCGTGAAGACACAGAGGTGGGTGCCGAACTGCGCAGCGTCCTCACCGGTCCCGTGGAAGACGATCAGACCGTTGACCATGTCCTGACCCTCCTGGCGAAGTCCGGTGGGCGTCAGGCAGCCCTGGCTGATGTCCACCACTACATGGATATCGCCAACACCGAACTGGACCGCTTACCCGACAACTCTGTCAAGGACGCCCTGCGTGAACTTGCCGTATTCACCGTCAGGCGCGTGGGTTAG
- the secE gene encoding preprotein translocase subunit SecE yields MSDDQNSGVGGTSRPTGKRQLSGVSTSSYEAKKATVAAPTPTTEKKVGGSVVSFLPEVYSEIRKVIWPTARQMVIYTIVVLIFLVILTALVSGVDFIAGLGVEKILTP; encoded by the coding sequence TTGAGCGACGATCAGAACTCTGGCGTAGGCGGGACCTCCCGCCCCACTGGTAAGCGTCAGTTGTCCGGTGTCTCCACTTCCTCATATGAGGCCAAGAAGGCTACAGTAGCTGCACCAACCCCAACCACCGAGAAAAAAGTCGGCGGCAGCGTGGTTAGCTTCCTTCCAGAGGTCTACTCTGAGATTCGCAAGGTCATCTGGCCTACCGCACGTCAGATGGTCATCTACACCATTGTGGTGCTGATCTTCTTGGTTATCCTCACCGCCCTCGTATCAGGTGTGGATTTCATCGCAGGCCTCGGAGTTGAGAAGATTCTTACTCCATAG
- a CDS encoding geranylgeranyl reductase family protein produces MYRVSVTSGVSSSGSVAFDVLVIGAGPSGSAAAAYAARLGLSTLLIDAATFPRDKTCGDGLTPRAIHQLNKLGLGEQVTSDYSNRGLKLHGFGGSVEAPWPDSPFGTQGSAMPRAGFDNLLFEFAQSHPEVTTWENATAETPVFTGSRLSAVEVNHRGQTHTVKAGHVIVADGVRSTFGKKLGRIWHRNEVYGIAARSYCASPQSDEPWIHSHLELRDEEGTVQPGYGWIFPLGDGTVNLGCGALSTDQRPARVNTKKLLSFYASQQREEWQLGPEEDVASALLPMGGAVSNVAGPNWMLIGDSAACVNPLNGEGIDYGLETAELAVELIGAHPRRDLTLVWPHVLKTHYGEAFMLARTAARLLTYPAFLPAMGPLAFRGPLRKAVMPAAARLMGNLITDGDRDILARGWRLAGSTVTAARRGSPLWNSTV; encoded by the coding sequence ATGTATCGCGTGTCTGTTACTTCTGGTGTGTCCTCTTCCGGTTCCGTTGCTTTTGATGTTCTGGTCATCGGTGCCGGCCCCTCAGGCTCGGCGGCGGCGGCCTATGCTGCCCGCCTGGGGTTGTCAACGTTGCTTATCGACGCCGCCACGTTCCCCCGCGACAAGACCTGCGGCGACGGACTCACGCCCCGGGCCATCCACCAGCTCAACAAGCTGGGTCTGGGCGAGCAGGTCACGTCCGACTATTCCAACCGCGGACTGAAGCTACACGGCTTTGGTGGCTCCGTGGAGGCACCCTGGCCGGACTCTCCCTTCGGCACCCAGGGGTCCGCGATGCCCCGCGCGGGTTTCGATAATCTCCTCTTCGAGTTCGCCCAGTCCCACCCCGAGGTGACCACCTGGGAGAATGCCACCGCCGAGACCCCTGTATTCACCGGCTCCCGCCTGAGCGCCGTGGAGGTGAATCACCGGGGACAGACCCACACGGTCAAAGCTGGACATGTCATCGTCGCTGATGGGGTGCGTTCCACCTTCGGTAAGAAACTTGGCCGTATCTGGCATCGCAATGAGGTCTATGGCATTGCCGCCCGGTCCTACTGCGCATCCCCGCAGTCCGATGAGCCCTGGATCCATTCCCACCTCGAATTACGTGATGAGGAGGGCACTGTCCAGCCAGGTTATGGCTGGATCTTCCCACTGGGTGACGGCACCGTGAATCTGGGCTGCGGCGCCTTGTCCACCGACCAGCGCCCCGCCCGGGTTAATACCAAGAAATTGTTGAGCTTCTACGCCTCCCAGCAGCGGGAGGAGTGGCAGCTCGGCCCCGAGGAGGATGTCGCCTCCGCTTTGCTGCCGATGGGCGGAGCGGTGTCCAATGTTGCGGGACCGAACTGGATGCTCATCGGCGATTCCGCCGCGTGTGTCAACCCGCTCAACGGCGAAGGTATTGATTATGGCCTGGAGACAGCCGAACTTGCCGTGGAACTGATCGGGGCCCATCCCCGCCGTGATCTCACACTCGTGTGGCCCCATGTGCTGAAAACCCATTATGGCGAGGCCTTCATGCTGGCGCGTACCGCAGCACGCCTGTTGACCTACCCGGCGTTTCTTCCCGCCATGGGTCCCCTGGCGTTCCGCGGCCCACTCCGTAAGGCGGTCATGCCGGCGGCGGCCCGTCTGATGGGCAATCTCATCACGGATGGGGATAGGGATATTCTCGCCCGCGGCTGGCGGCTGGCAGGCAGTACCGTGACCGCTGCCCGCCGGGGTTCACCGCTGTGGAACTCCACCGTCTAG
- a CDS encoding TetR/AcrR family transcriptional regulator translates to MPKISEPTVTEHRASQHRAVLLAAERLIVESEGKVPTIAEVAAEVGLARSSVYLYVSSGKDLIIQLLVRAIPAWLDRLSGELEVAGPDPSERLAAYVRVTLRLFVEGSHGPLMSAASTLPETFMDDRVQESHNSLDPALLELLGDEVTVIRPLIDAMINRGAEMVNQSVADFDEISEILQRMARAALK, encoded by the coding sequence ATGCCTAAGATTTCAGAGCCCACCGTCACTGAACACCGCGCGTCCCAGCACCGTGCAGTGCTCCTGGCTGCGGAGCGGCTGATCGTGGAATCAGAGGGTAAAGTTCCCACCATCGCCGAGGTTGCTGCGGAGGTGGGACTTGCCCGCTCCAGTGTCTATCTTTATGTCAGTTCAGGGAAAGACCTGATCATTCAGCTATTGGTCAGGGCCATCCCGGCATGGTTGGACAGACTTAGCGGCGAGTTGGAAGTCGCGGGCCCGGACCCATCCGAGCGCCTGGCAGCCTATGTCCGCGTGACACTGCGCCTGTTTGTGGAAGGTTCACACGGACCGTTGATGTCTGCGGCAAGTACCCTGCCGGAAACCTTCATGGATGACCGCGTCCAGGAGTCCCATAACAGCCTGGATCCGGCGCTGCTGGAATTGTTGGGGGATGAGGTCACGGTGATCCGCCCCTTGATCGATGCCATGATCAACCGTGGTGCGGAGATGGTCAACCAGTCTGTCGCGGACTTCGATGAAATCTCAGAAATACTTCAGCGGATGGCGCGCGCTGCCCTGAAATGA
- a CDS encoding ABC transporter permease yields the protein MFLAWRDMLFARTRFLLMGLVLGLMSILIVIISGLTAGLTNDGISGLKALEADVVAFEEGTQTDSAFTRSVVNVNDADILAQADGVEEATPMGLSLINARNQEGTPIDLTLVGVDPDSFIAPEGLPAISADRMPGQPTPTAHETIVSGTLADSGIALGDTITVDRLEIEFTVTGFTDDQRTFGHVDLAYVPMDTWQEVHAGARAGEAPAERSYEEASVIVANAPGVDLEALAAETGLDTRSLKQSYDSSPGYTAETMTLTMIEWFLYIITALVTGAFFLVWTIQRSADISVMRAIGATRGFLLRDSLGQAVVILALSIIVGVSLAVGLGLWLETTAMPFATEWQSVLGGAAMLFISGLIGAFIAVYRVTKTDPLTALGENR from the coding sequence ATGTTTCTAGCTTGGCGCGACATGCTTTTTGCGCGCACCCGATTCCTGCTCATGGGCCTCGTCCTGGGTCTGATGTCCATTCTGATCGTGATCATCTCCGGTCTGACCGCCGGCCTGACCAATGACGGTATCTCCGGCCTCAAGGCCCTTGAAGCTGATGTCGTCGCCTTCGAAGAGGGTACCCAGACCGACTCCGCCTTCACCCGTTCCGTGGTGAACGTCAACGACGCGGATATCCTGGCTCAGGCCGATGGCGTAGAGGAGGCAACCCCAATGGGGCTGTCACTGATCAACGCCCGCAACCAGGAAGGCACCCCGATCGATCTCACGCTCGTCGGTGTGGATCCTGATTCCTTCATCGCACCTGAGGGCCTGCCTGCCATCAGTGCAGATCGCATGCCTGGTCAGCCGACCCCAACCGCCCACGAAACCATTGTTTCCGGAACCCTGGCGGATTCCGGCATCGCTCTCGGCGACACCATCACCGTGGACCGTCTGGAGATCGAATTCACCGTCACCGGTTTCACCGATGATCAGCGCACCTTCGGCCACGTTGACCTGGCCTATGTTCCGATGGACACCTGGCAGGAGGTGCATGCCGGTGCCCGCGCCGGTGAAGCACCTGCAGAGCGTTCCTATGAGGAAGCCTCTGTCATCGTGGCAAATGCCCCCGGTGTAGACCTGGAGGCTCTGGCCGCAGAGACCGGCCTGGATACCCGATCCCTCAAGCAGAGTTATGATTCTTCCCCGGGTTATACCGCGGAAACCATGACTCTGACCATGATCGAGTGGTTCCTCTACATCATCACCGCACTGGTCACCGGTGCGTTCTTCCTGGTCTGGACCATTCAGCGCTCGGCTGATATCTCCGTCATGCGTGCGATCGGTGCAACCCGCGGATTCCTCCTGCGTGACAGCCTCGGACAGGCCGTGGTCATTCTCGCACTGTCCATCATCGTGGGCGTATCCCTCGCGGTGGGGCTCGGCCTCTGGCTCGAAACCACCGCCATGCCCTTCGCCACGGAATGGCAGTCTGTCCTGGGTGGTGCCGCAATGCTGTTTATCTCGGGACTCATCGGTGCATTCATTGCTGTTTACCGAGTCACCAAAACCGATCCACTCACTGCCCTGGGAGAGAACCGATAA
- the rplA gene encoding 50S ribosomal protein L1: MSKKSKAFREAAAKIDGGREYTPIQAAELVKETSSKNYDASVDVAIRLGVDPRKADQLVRGTVSMPNGTGKTVRVAVFAAGEKATEAEAAGADFVGTDELVEKIQGGWTDFDVAIATPDQMAKIGRIARVLGPRGLMPNPKTGTVTNDVAKAIEEVKGGKISFRVDKASNLHASIGKASFDAKALAENYGALIDELVRIKPSSSKGIYLKKITLSSTTGPGVSVDTHITKNYAGEA; this comes from the coding sequence ATGAGCAAGAAGTCCAAGGCATTCCGCGAAGCCGCCGCCAAGATCGACGGTGGCCGCGAGTACACCCCAATCCAGGCTGCTGAGCTGGTCAAGGAGACCTCCTCCAAGAACTACGACGCTTCCGTCGACGTTGCCATCCGCCTGGGCGTTGACCCACGTAAGGCTGACCAGCTGGTCCGCGGCACCGTCTCCATGCCAAACGGCACCGGTAAGACCGTCCGCGTTGCAGTCTTCGCTGCAGGCGAGAAGGCCACCGAGGCTGAGGCTGCCGGCGCTGACTTCGTTGGCACCGATGAGCTCGTTGAGAAGATCCAGGGCGGCTGGACCGACTTTGATGTCGCCATCGCAACACCGGACCAGATGGCCAAGATCGGCCGCATCGCCCGCGTCCTGGGCCCACGTGGTCTGATGCCTAACCCTAAGACCGGCACCGTGACCAACGATGTCGCCAAGGCCATCGAAGAGGTCAAGGGCGGAAAGATCTCCTTCCGCGTTGACAAGGCGTCCAACCTGCACGCTTCCATCGGTAAGGCATCCTTCGATGCCAAGGCACTGGCTGAGAACTACGGCGCTCTCATCGATGAGCTCGTCCGCATCAAGCCTTCCTCCTCCAAGGGCATCTACCTGAAGAAGATCACCCTGTCTTCCACCACCGGTCCTGGTGTTTCCGTGGATACCCACATCACCAAGAACTACGCTGGCGAGGCATAA
- the rplK gene encoding 50S ribosomal protein L11, whose translation MAPKKKKVSGLIKLQIQAGQANPAPPVGPALGAHGVNIMEFCKAYNAATENQRGNVVPVEITVYEDRSFDFKLKTPPAAKLLLKAAGLQKGSGVPHTDKVGKVSMAQIREIAETKQEDLNARDIDAAAKIIAGTARSMGITVEG comes from the coding sequence ATGGCTCCGAAGAAGAAGAAGGTCTCAGGCCTCATCAAGCTGCAGATTCAGGCTGGACAGGCTAACCCTGCTCCTCCTGTTGGTCCTGCACTGGGTGCCCATGGTGTCAACATCATGGAATTCTGCAAGGCTTATAACGCAGCAACCGAGAACCAGCGCGGCAACGTGGTCCCAGTTGAGATCACCGTCTACGAAGATCGTTCTTTCGACTTCAAGCTGAAGACCCCACCAGCTGCCAAGCTGCTGCTGAAGGCCGCTGGCCTGCAGAAGGGCTCCGGCGTTCCGCACACCGATAAGGTGGGCAAGGTTTCCATGGCTCAGATCCGCGAGATCGCCGAGACCAAGCAGGAAGACCTCAACGCACGCGACATCGACGCCGCTGCAAAGATCATCGCCGGCACCGCCCGCTCCATGGGTATCACCGTCGAGGGTTAA
- the nusG gene encoding transcription termination/antitermination protein NusG — protein sequence MSEENNNGFAVEDAFEETTEGAVEEQAVQAADLEIGESFEEAPAENDESNAGDLAQAAAALGDTGEVDADAEYKTRLRQFTRDLKKQPGSWYIIQCYSGYENKVKANLDMRAQTLEVEEDIYEVVVPIEQVTEIRDGKRKLVKRKLLPGYVLVRMEMNDRVWSVVRDTPGVTSFVGNEGNATAVKHRDVAKFLMPQESAVTAGEAAPTTAEGEQLVAMPTDSSAQQVSVDFQVGEAVTILTGAFASVSATISSIDVENQKLEALVSIFGRETPVDLKFDQVEKVS from the coding sequence ATGAGCGAAGAGAACAACAACGGGTTCGCCGTTGAAGATGCCTTTGAAGAGACCACCGAAGGGGCCGTTGAAGAGCAGGCCGTACAGGCCGCGGACCTTGAGATCGGTGAGAGCTTCGAAGAGGCACCGGCTGAAAATGATGAGTCCAACGCCGGTGACCTCGCGCAGGCTGCTGCCGCACTGGGTGACACCGGTGAGGTAGACGCCGATGCGGAGTACAAGACCCGCCTGCGTCAGTTCACCCGCGATCTGAAGAAGCAGCCAGGATCCTGGTACATCATCCAGTGTTACTCCGGTTATGAGAACAAGGTGAAGGCAAACCTGGACATGCGTGCCCAGACCCTGGAGGTGGAGGAGGACATCTACGAGGTTGTCGTCCCCATCGAACAGGTCACCGAGATCCGTGATGGCAAGCGCAAGCTGGTCAAGCGCAAGCTCCTCCCGGGATATGTTCTGGTCCGCATGGAGATGAATGACCGCGTCTGGTCTGTTGTCCGTGACACCCCCGGTGTGACCAGCTTCGTGGGCAATGAGGGCAATGCCACGGCCGTGAAGCACCGCGATGTGGCGAAGTTCCTCATGCCTCAAGAATCCGCTGTCACTGCCGGCGAAGCAGCGCCCACCACCGCCGAGGGTGAGCAGCTCGTGGCCATGCCGACTGATTCCTCCGCACAGCAGGTATCCGTTGACTTCCAGGTCGGCGAGGCTGTCACCATTCTCACCGGTGCATTCGCGTCTGTCTCTGCGACGATCTCCTCCATTGATGTTGAGAACCAGAAGCTCGAAGCCCTGGTGTCCATCTTCGGTCGTGAGACCCCGGTTGATCTCAAGTTCGATCAGGTTGAGAAGGTCAGCTAG
- a CDS encoding ABC transporter ATP-binding protein, protein MTTPALILDNVRVSYGDGDSEVHALDGVSLSVNPGEFVAIVGPSGSGKSTLLAVAGALTSPHSGDVRVAGESITEYSDKELARIRREHIGFVFQSSGNLPSALKAHEQLELAARVLGRRGRRSNDELLEAVGMSHRANNRPATLSGGERQRIGIARALVGGPNVLLVDEPTAALDRNRAHEIVQLLASECHELGVAGVMVTHDLDVIEHCDRVYDMVDGRLTARD, encoded by the coding sequence ATGACTACCCCTGCACTCATTCTTGATAATGTCCGCGTCAGCTACGGTGACGGTGATTCTGAGGTCCATGCCCTGGATGGGGTCTCCCTGAGCGTCAACCCCGGTGAATTCGTGGCAATCGTGGGCCCCTCAGGATCCGGTAAGTCCACACTGCTGGCAGTCGCCGGCGCCCTGACCTCACCGCACTCCGGTGATGTCCGGGTCGCGGGGGAGTCCATCACCGAGTACTCCGATAAGGAACTCGCACGTATCCGCCGCGAGCATATCGGGTTTGTGTTCCAGTCCTCTGGAAACCTGCCTTCTGCACTCAAGGCCCATGAGCAGCTGGAATTGGCCGCCCGGGTTCTGGGACGCCGCGGCCGCCGCAGCAATGATGAACTGTTGGAAGCTGTGGGTATGTCGCACCGCGCCAACAACCGCCCTGCCACCCTGTCGGGTGGTGAGCGTCAGCGCATCGGTATTGCGCGGGCGTTGGTGGGTGGGCCCAACGTATTGCTTGTCGACGAACCAACAGCCGCCCTCGACCGTAACCGCGCACATGAAATCGTTCAGCTGCTTGCCAGCGAATGCCATGAGCTCGGTGTGGCCGGTGTCATGGTCACCCATGACCTTGACGTGATCGAGCACTGTGATCGTGTCTATGACATGGTTGATGGAAGGCTCACCGCCAGGGACTAG